One genomic region from Rhinoraja longicauda isolate Sanriku21f chromosome 36, sRhiLon1.1, whole genome shotgun sequence encodes:
- the LOC144610350 gene encoding eukaryotic translation initiation factor 4E-binding protein 2-like, whose amino-acid sequence MSAPAQKTESRAIPTRRVVVSDSAQLPHDFSTTPGGTLFSTTPGGTRIIYDRKFLMECRNSPVARTPPRDLPNIPGVTNPNTTEKVKPAVNHVNSHEEKAAGGDDAQFEMDI is encoded by the exons ATGTCCGCCCCAGCTCAGAAGACGGAGAGCCGCGCCATTCCCACCCGCAGGGTGGTCGTCAGCGACTCGGCGCAGCTGCCGCACGACTTCAGCACCACCCCAGGCGGCACCCTCTTCAGCACCACCCCGGGAG GCACCCGTATTATTTATGACCGCAAGTTCCTCATGGAATGCCGCAACTCCCCTGTGGCCAGGACTCCTCCGCGTGATCTTCCCAACATCCCAGGTGTCACAAATCCCAATACCACAGAGAAGGTGAAGCCAGCAGTGAACCATGTAAACAGCCACGAAGAGAAGGCAGCTGGTG GAGATGATGCCCAATTTGAGATGGACATTTAA